Proteins encoded by one window of Chanos chanos chromosome 7, fChaCha1.1, whole genome shotgun sequence:
- the LOC115817042 gene encoding CCN family member 1-like has translation MEKLIYLAILTVSSMCVVGASCPAVCECPAEPRACPPGVSLVPDGCGCCKVCAAQLNEDCGVALPCDHHKGLECNHGNDVTLTTGVCRAKLEGRSCEYNGRIFQNGESFHVGCKHQCTCIDGAVGCAPLCTTQLPLASPSCPYPRLVRIPGQCCFSVDCHKGAIGPPEVRPKRPHAHSRQHKPDSSRLTNEVEGRGKGWESEHDNKHLSEWSHLKEKCVIQTTDWSQCSRSCGMGVSSRITNDNAQCKLVKETRLCNIRPCTSLAPSPKKGKKCTRTQKAPEPVRLSFAGCHSVRPYRPNYCGVCVDGRCCSPRTSRTVTVSFRCPGGGHIERDVMFVQSCKCSRDCGHLNDIAMPPQRWLYGDTHKFID, from the exons GTTGGTGCCAGCtgcccagctgtgtgtgagtgccccGCGGAGCCACGTGCGTGCCCGCCTGGCGTGAGTTTGGTGCCCGACGGCTGTGGGTGCTGTAAGGTGTGTGCGGCCCAGCTTAACGAGGACTGCGGTGTGGCCCTGCCCTGTGACCACCACAAAGGCCTGGAGTGTAACCATGGCAATGACGTGACACTAACCACAGGTGTCTGCCGAG CCAAACTGGAGGGTCGCAGCTGCGAGTATAATGGCAGAATCTTCCAGAACGGCGAGAGCTTTCACGTGGGCTGTAAGCATCAGTGCACTTGTATTGATGGCGCAGTGGGTTGCGCCCCTCTCTGTACCACCCAGCTACCCCTGGCATCCCCGTCGTGCCCCTATCCAAGGCTGGTCCGCATACCCGGGCAGTGCTGCTTCAGCGTAGACTGCCACAAGGGGGCGATAGGGCCGCCCGAAGTCAGGCCAAAGCGTCCGCACGCTCACTCGCGTCAACACAAGCCCGACAGCAGCAGACTGACAAATGAGGTGGAAGGGAGGGGCAAGGGCTGGGAGAGTGAACATGACAACAAACATCTGTCTG aGTGGAGCCACTTGAAGGAGAAATGTGTGATCCAGACCACAGACTGGTCACAGTGCTCGCGTAGCTGTGGAATGGGCGTGTCGTCTCGTATCACCAACGACAATGCGCAGTGCAAGCTGGTGAAGGAGACACGACTGTGTAACATCAGACCCTGCACCTCACTGGCCCCTTCCCCCAAG aaaggaaagaaatgcaCGCGTACACAGAAGGCCCCGGAACCTGTGCGCCTGAGTTTTGCTGGTTGCCATAGTGTTCGGCCATACCGTCCTAACTACTGCGGGGTGTGTGTGGACGGGCGCTGTTGTTCTCCGCGCACCAGCCGTACCGTCACCGTGTCTTTTCGGTGCCCTGGCGGCGGGCACATAGAGCGGGACGTCATGTTCGTGCAGTCCTGCAAGTGCAGCCGTGACTGCGGGCACCTCAACGACATCGCCATGCCACCCCAGAGATGGCTGTACGGGGACACGCACAAGTTTATTGATTAA
- the LOC115816823 gene encoding calsequestrin-2-like, which yields MLALGLLLLYCLGLINLSSAEEGLEFPSFDGKVRVLDVNERNYKKALKRYDMLCLLYHRPMPSERELQKQFHVTEMVLELAAQVLEDKDIGFGMVDSHKDAKVARKLGLEEEGSIYVFKDDRVIEFDGELSADTLVEFLLDLLEDPVELISNSMEQRAFEWMDEEVRLIGYFKGTESEHYKEFQKAAEHFQPYIKFFATFDKGVAKQMTLKMNEVDFYEPFMEEPVTIPGKPNSEQEIVDFVNKHKRPTLRKLRAEDMFETWEDDMDGIHIVAFAEEEDPDGYEFLEILKAVARDNTKNPDLSIVWIDPDDFPLLTRYWEKTFKVDLFKPQIGVVNVTDADSVWLNMPNDEALPSAEELEDWIEDVLSGKVNTEDDDVKDEDDDEDDEDDEDDDDDDNESDDEDDDD from the exons ATGCTGGCTCTGGGTCTTCTCCTCCTTTACTGCCTGGGTCTGATCAACCTCAGTTCAGCGGAGGAGGGCCTGGAGTTCCCCAGCTTTGATGGGAAGGTCAGAGTGCTGGACGTGAACGAGAGGAACTACAAGAAAGCCCTGAAGAGGTACGACATGCTGTGTCTGCTTTACCACCGGCCCATGCCCTCCGAGAGAGAGCTCCAGAAACAGTTTCACGTCACTGAGATGGTGCTGGAG TTGGCCGCACAGGTCCTGGAGGACAAAGACATAGGCTTTGGAATGGTGGACTCTCACAAAGACGCCAAAGTGGCCAGAAAACTGG GTTTGGAGGAGGAGGGCAGCATCTATGTCTTTAAGGACGACCGCGTGATAGAGTTTGATGGTGAGCTGTCGGCCGACACTTTGGTGGAGTTCCTGCTAGAC CTGCTGGAGGACCCAGTGGAGCTGATTAGTAACTCGATGGAGCAGCGTGCTTTTGAGTGGATGGATGAAGAAGTCCGGCTCATCGGCTACTTTAAGGGCACAGAGTCCGAAC aCTACAAAGAGTTTCAGAAGGCTGCGGAACATTTTCAGCCGTACATCAAATTCTTTGCCACTTTTGACAAAGGA GTTGCCAAGCAGATGACTCTTAAGATGAACGAGGTGGATTTTTATGAACCTTTTATGGAAGAACCCGTGACCATCCCCGGCAAACCCAACTCAGAGCAGGAAATAGTGGACTTTGTCAACAAGCACAAAAG gcCTACGCTGAGAAAACTGAGAGCGGAGGACATGTTTGAGACCTGG GAGGACGATATGGATGGAATCCACATCGTCGCCTTCGCCGAAGAGGAAGATCCAG atggttATGAATTCCTGGAAATTCTGAAGGCGGTTGCCAGGGACAACACCAAAAACCCAGACCTGAGCATAGTGTGGATTGACCCCGATGACTTTCCCCTG TTGACCAGATACTGGGAGAAGACTTTTAAGGTCGACCTGTTCAAACCTCAGATCGGAGTGGTGAATGTGACAGAC GCGGACAGCGTGTGGTTGAACATGCCCAATGACGAGGCCTTGCCATCGGCCGAGGAGCTGGAGGACTGGATCGAGGACGTCCTGTCGGGCAAGGTCAACACCGAGGACGATGACGTCAAGGACGAAGACGATGACGAAGACGacgaagatgatgaagatgacgatgacgatgacaaCGAgagtgatgatgaggatgatgatgattaa
- the LOC115816629 gene encoding ATP-dependent RNA helicase DDX39A: MAENDVENELLDYEDDEEPQAAPESAVPAGKKEVKGSYVSIHSSGFRDFLLKPELLRAIVDCGFEHPSEVQHECIPQAILGMDILCQAKSGMGKTAVFVLATLQQIEPVDGQVSVLVMCHTRELAFQISKEYERFSKYMPTVKCAVFFGGLPIKKDEEVLKKNCPHIVVGTPGRILALIRNKTLSLKNIKHFVLDECDKMLEQLDMRRDVQDIFRLTPHEKQCMMFSATLSKEIRPVCRKFMQDPMEVFVDDETKLTLHGLQQYYCKLKDSEKNRKLFDLLDVLEFNQVVIFVKSVPRCVALSQLLVEQNFPAIAIHRGMAQEERLSRYQQFKDFQRRILVATNLFGRGMDIERVNIVFNYDMPEDSDTYLHRVARAGRFGTKGLAITFVSDETDAKTLNDVQDRFEVNVAELPEEIDISSYIEQSR; the protein is encoded by the exons ATGGCCGAAAACGACGTTGAGAATGAGCTGTTGGATTATGAAGACGACGAAGAGCCGCAGGCAGCCCCGGAGAGCGCGGTCCCTGCCGGGAAAAAGGAGGTCAAGGGTTCCTACGTCTCCATCCACAGCTCCGGCTTCAGGGACTTCCTGCTCAAACCTGAACTTCTGCGGGCCATAGTGGACTGTGGTTTTGAACATCCGTCTGAAG tccaacATGAGTGTATCCCCCAGGCGATCTTGGGCATGGACATTCTGTGCCAGGCCAAGTCCGGTATGGGCaagactgctgtgtttgtgctcGCCACTCTGCAGCAGATTGAGCCCGTGGATGGTCAG GTGTCTGTGCTGGTGATGTGCCACACGCGTGAGCTGGCCTTCCAGATCAGCAAGGAGTACGAGCGCTTCTCCAAGTACATGCCCACCGTCAAATGTGCCGTGTTCTTCGGCGGCCTGCCCATCAAAAAGGACGAGGAGGTCCTGAAGAAGAACTGCCCCCACATTGTGGTGGGCACGCCCGGCCGCATCCTCGCCCTCATCCGAAACAAGACCCTCAGTCTGAAGAACATCAAACACTTCGTCCTGGACGAGTGCGACAAGATGCTGGAGCagctgg acatgagGCGTGACGTGCAGGACATCTTCAGACTGACCCCTCATGAGAAGCAGTGCATGATGTTCAGTGCCACCCTCAGCAAAGAGATCAGACCCGTCTGCCGCAAGTTCATGCAGGAT ccgATGGAGGTGTTTGTAGACGACGAGACCAAGCTGACCCTGCATGGCCTACAGCAGTACTACTGTAAACTGAAGGACAGCGAGAAGAATCGCAAACTCTTCGACCTGCTCGACGTCCTCGAGTTTAACCAG gtggtGATCTTTGTGAAGTCCGTTCCGCGTTGCGTGGCTCTCTCCCAGCTGCTGGTGGAGCAGAATTTCCCTGCTATCGCCATTCACAGAGGCATGGCCcaggaggagag GCTGTCACGGTACCAGCAGTTTAAGGACTTCCAGAGGAGGATCCTGGTGGCCACTAATCTGTTTGGCAGAGGGATGGACATCGAACGTGTCAACATCGTCTTCAACTACGACATGCCCGAAGACTCAGACACCTACCTGCACAGG gtggcCCGTGCTGGCAGGTTTGGGACGAAGGGCTTGGCCATCACCTTTGTGTCGGACGAGACGGACGCCAAGACCCTGAACGACGTGCAGGACCGCTTCGAGGTCAACGTGGCCGAGCTCCCCGAGGAGATCGACATCTCCTCCTACA ttgaaCAGTCTAGATGA